From the Leptospira sp. WS60.C2 genome, one window contains:
- a CDS encoding rod shape-determining protein yields the protein MIFDNLYGLFSNDMGIDLGTANTLVHVKGQGIVLSEPSVVAVQASTGRVLAVGQEAKRMLGRTPGDIVAIRPMKDGVIADFETVEKMIRYFIAKVHNRTTFVKPRIVIGVPSGITEVERRAVRESAEQAGAREIFLIEEALAAAIGANIPIHEPAGNMIVDIGGGTTEIAVISLGGMVIAESIRTGGDEFDEAIVKYLRNQYNLVVGERTAEDIKLTIGNAFADKRVDTMEVKGRDAISGLPRTLELDSNEIRKALKEPTDEILDGIKSVLERTPPELAADIVERGIVLTGGGCLLRGLEHYLTKETGVPVFRAENPLTCVVLGTGRYLDELKYIKPGIR from the coding sequence ATGATATTTGATAATCTTTATGGACTTTTCTCGAACGATATGGGAATCGATTTGGGAACCGCGAACACCCTCGTGCATGTGAAAGGACAAGGGATCGTCCTATCAGAACCTTCGGTCGTGGCAGTCCAAGCCTCCACCGGCCGAGTCTTAGCCGTTGGCCAAGAAGCAAAACGAATGCTAGGAAGAACTCCTGGTGACATCGTTGCCATCCGCCCCATGAAAGACGGGGTCATCGCCGACTTCGAAACGGTAGAAAAGATGATCCGTTACTTCATCGCAAAAGTCCACAACCGTACTACATTTGTAAAACCGCGTATCGTGATCGGGGTTCCTTCGGGAATTACCGAAGTGGAACGACGTGCTGTTCGTGAATCTGCTGAACAAGCGGGTGCTCGCGAAATTTTCCTCATCGAAGAGGCGCTTGCCGCTGCCATCGGTGCCAACATACCAATCCATGAACCAGCAGGAAACATGATCGTGGATATCGGCGGGGGAACCACAGAAATTGCTGTGATCTCTCTTGGTGGTATGGTAATCGCAGAATCCATCCGAACAGGTGGGGACGAATTTGATGAAGCCATCGTAAAATACCTCCGTAACCAATACAACCTAGTGGTGGGTGAAAGAACGGCTGAGGATATCAAACTTACGATCGGGAACGCATTTGCTGACAAACGTGTGGACACAATGGAAGTAAAAGGTCGTGATGCCATCTCTGGTCTCCCACGCACTCTCGAACTCGATTCCAACGAAATCCGCAAAGCCCTCAAAGAACCAACAGACGAAATCCTAGACGGGATCAAATCGGTTCTTGAGCGCACTCCTCCAGAACTGGCAGCCGACATCGTGGAACGAGGAATCGTTCTCACAGGTGGTGGTTGTCTCCTCCGTGGTCTCGAACACTACCTCACCAAAGAAACAGGTGTTCCTGTGTTCCGTGCCGAAAACCCACTCACATGTGTGGTTCTCGGAACAGGAAGATACCTGGATGAATTGAAATACATTAAGCCTGGGATCCGATAA
- a CDS encoding Ppx/GppA phosphatase family protein, which yields MLPFSHILRKPNQAFRTEKILAAIDLGTNSFHIVVVKLRPDGTLEYLTKEKESVRLGSGSSDYAVIKEDAMDRGIACLKRFKTLADTYKAEIRAVATSALREAENRQIFLDRAEKETGIQIQVISGNEEARLIYLGILQGLPVYEKRILLIDIGGGSTELLIGEKGEILFSTSMKLGAIRLTEKYLKKDPVSATDLQKCRIHIESVLSAFLPQIETWKPFVIVGSSGTITSVASMVLEKKGEKRERLNGTEIPIDSFKDVRKQVLDAESIKKRLKIPGLDAKRGDIIVGGILVLDEVLQRIKAHSFTVSDFALREGIVYDTIESWYRHTDTSLPRLDNIRDKAIKTVANLYPQGKNHAETVTKLTLQMFDDLKELHGLGNLERDYLETACYLHQVGLCISHHNYHKHSYYIIKNSEAMVGFSNAEIEIIALLARYHRKGGPKGKHEEFKALRPEDQLLVRKLASFLRIGDGLDRSEKSIIERLDTVLEKGKVDCRLYYKKEKDPNLEIWSVSEKKDLFEETFGLKLEFHLHPV from the coding sequence ATGCTTCCTTTCTCACACATCTTACGAAAACCAAACCAGGCATTTCGCACGGAAAAGATCCTTGCTGCCATTGATTTGGGCACCAATTCCTTCCATATTGTCGTCGTCAAACTAAGACCGGATGGTACACTCGAATACCTCACCAAAGAAAAGGAATCCGTTCGTTTAGGAAGTGGTAGCAGTGATTATGCGGTCATCAAAGAAGATGCAATGGATCGAGGCATTGCTTGTTTAAAACGATTTAAAACCCTCGCTGATACTTACAAAGCCGAAATCCGAGCCGTTGCCACAAGCGCTCTTCGGGAAGCAGAGAATCGTCAGATCTTTCTTGACCGAGCGGAGAAGGAAACGGGCATCCAAATCCAAGTGATTTCGGGGAACGAAGAAGCACGCCTCATTTATTTAGGGATTTTACAGGGACTCCCTGTGTATGAAAAACGGATCCTTCTCATTGACATTGGAGGCGGGAGTACGGAACTTTTAATAGGGGAAAAAGGTGAAATCCTTTTTTCCACCAGTATGAAGTTAGGTGCCATTCGCTTAACTGAAAAATATTTAAAAAAAGATCCAGTTTCGGCCACTGACTTACAAAAATGTAGGATACACATTGAATCGGTATTATCTGCGTTTTTACCTCAAATTGAAACTTGGAAACCTTTTGTCATTGTAGGAAGTTCAGGAACGATTACATCTGTTGCTTCTATGGTTCTCGAAAAAAAAGGGGAAAAACGAGAACGGTTGAATGGAACAGAAATCCCGATCGATTCATTTAAAGATGTCCGCAAACAGGTATTAGATGCTGAGAGTATCAAGAAACGACTCAAAATTCCTGGCCTGGATGCCAAACGTGGGGACATCATTGTAGGTGGGATTTTGGTTTTGGATGAAGTGTTACAGAGAATTAAGGCTCACTCCTTTACTGTGAGTGATTTTGCCCTTCGGGAGGGAATCGTCTATGATACCATTGAATCCTGGTACAGACATACCGACACTTCACTTCCAAGACTAGATAACATTCGTGACAAAGCGATTAAAACAGTAGCCAATCTTTATCCACAAGGAAAAAATCATGCAGAGACTGTCACGAAACTCACCTTGCAAATGTTTGATGACTTGAAGGAACTTCATGGACTTGGAAATTTAGAACGTGATTATTTAGAAACTGCTTGTTACCTTCATCAAGTGGGACTTTGTATTTCTCATCACAACTATCATAAACATAGTTATTATATTATCAAAAACTCAGAGGCGATGGTTGGATTCTCCAATGCAGAAATTGAAATTATTGCCTTGCTTGCTCGTTACCATCGTAAAGGGGGACCCAAAGGTAAACATGAAGAGTTTAAGGCCTTAAGACCAGAAGACCAACTTTTGGTTCGAAAATTGGCTTCCTTTTTACGAATTGGAGATGGACTGGATCGATCAGAAAAATCGATTATCGAACGATTGGATACTGTTTTGGAAAAAGGAAAGGTAGATTGTCGTTTGTATTATAAAAAAGAAAAAGATCCTAATTTAGAAATTTGGTCTGTTTCCGAAAAAAAGGATTTGTTTGAAGAAACATTCGGTTTGAAATTAGAGTTTCATTTACATCCAGTATGA